In the genome of Calditrichota bacterium, the window GCCCTGTTGGGGCATTACCACCAGGGGCGGTTGTCTCCGGAGGAAAACCCGATTTTGGCTTACCCGGGAAGCCCCGAGCCTCTTGCTTTTTGTGAATCGGGATTGCACGGGGCGGTTCTACTGGAGATTGAAACGGGTGGCCTGTCCGCGCGCCACATCTCCACGAGCACCTACCAGTCGGTTCAAAAAAACGTAGCGGTTTCCGAACTGAGCAACCGGGACGCTATTCTGGCCAAAATTCACGAGGAACTTCGGGAACATGCCGGGCCAAAGGTCCTGGCTCGGGTGATTTTGGAAGGCACCCGGCATCCGGATGTGGCCTGGGATTTGGCCGTACTTCGGGAAAATCTGCCGGAAAATTTTTTACATGTTTTTCTGGAAGATCACACCCTTCCGGCTTTTCCGCTCGATGAGTTAAGAGAAGAAAAGACCGTTCGGGGTGAATTTGTGCGCCGTTTGCTGAGTGAGATGGAATCGGCTTCGGACGAGCAGAAAACGCTGATTAAAGATGCCCTTACATTCGGCCTGCTGGCGTTTGAAAAGAAAGAAATTGTGACGGATTAATCGCCGGGTTGCTCTAAAAGGGGTTTGCCCGCGAATTTTGCGAATTTTCACGAATGGGTTTTTTATTGAAATTAGATTTGTGTCGTGGAGTATTTTGACAGGATTTACGGGATATTTTTTTTGTCATAGCGAAAATGCACACATATTTCATTCGCGCATTCGCGGCTTTTAAAATGAGATTTTTAAGTGCCGCTGTTGCGCATTTTCTAAACGGACTATTCCATGAAACTGATTCACGTATCTATTCAGGGCTTTGGAAAATTAGCCACGCTGTCGGTTGATTTTTCACCGGCCCTCAATCTGGTGTGGGGTCCCAATGAAGCGGGGAAATCCACTTTTCAGCAGGCGATTTTGGCGGCCCTTTACGGATTTTATCAGGGAAATCGAGCCAGCACGCTTGAAAAACAGGAGCACCTTCGCTTCAAACCCTGGACGCATGCCCACTACGGACTTCAACTGACCTACGCGCTGGAAAACGGCCGGCAGTTTCAGATTTTGCGCAATTTTGCTGACGATGATGTCCCCACAAAGGTGCTGGATGCACAGACCGGGAAGGACCTCACCCGGCAATTCAAGGTTCGGCGCCACGGGAATATTTCATTTGCCGCCGAACACACCGGCCTCAGCCGGGAAATCTTTGAATCCACTGTTTTTGTCCGCCAGGCAGAGGTGAAATCCCTCCAAAATAAATCGGGGCTGGTGAATGAAATTATCAGCTTACTGGATTCCGGGACGACACAGACCTCTGCGGAAGAGGTGATTGCCTTTTTAGAGGGTCAAATTGCACGCGTTGGAAGTGACCGTGCCCGAATTAAACGGCTTCCCCTGGCTCAGGAGCGATTGAAGAAACTGCAGGCGGAGTACGACGCCTTGCTTCGCGCCAGAGAATCCCTTCACGACGCCGTGCTGCAAAAACAGGACATGGAGCGCACCCTTCAGAAGGATCGAACCAAATTACTGCAATACCAGTATTTAATTCTCGATAAACGGATCCTCGAGCTTGATCAGAACCTGAAGCGTTCGGAAGACATTCGGGACCGGCTCAAATCCCTTCAGGAAAAAATAAACGCACTTAAAGCGGGGGAACCCATTTCGGATGCCCTTCGGGAGGGAATTGTCCGAAAATTTCAGACGCTGGACAATCAAAAAGAGCAGATCGAAGAAATTCGGGAGAAGATTGCCCAACAGCAAAGCGTGGTCAAGGGACTTTTTAACGCGTTGTCAGAATATGCGGGCATGGAAAAACTGGCAGAGTTTTTGTCCTACGATGAATTTGCCGCTCTTCAGGCACGGTGGGAGGTGGCGCATCGTGCCTTTGGGAATGCAGCCCGGGAGTACGATGAGGAAGTAAAGCGGCTGAGGTCTCAGAACCTGGATGTGGAGCGTTTACAGCGGATTTACCAGTTGAGTGCGGAAGACTCCCGCGCCCTCCGCCAGCAGGAAGAAGACCTGGAGCGTTTGCAGCGGGATATCCGGAATCTGGAATGGGAACAAAAAGAGCTGGCTCAAAAGGCCCCCTTTACGAAAACAATGCGGTGGGGATTTTCCGGCCTTGGATTTGTGGGAATGGTGGGCGTTTTCTTGTCGTTGGTGTGGGGTTTGGCTCCATGGGGGGCCATTGCCGGCGGCAGTTTGGCCATTCTCGCGGCAGCGGGCTTTTTCATTTATTCACAAAAGCAGAAACGCCACTCAAACAGCCTGAACGACCTGATTACGAATTTGAATGGTCTCATTGCCCGGAAAAATGACCTCGAGTCCGATTATCGCTCCCGACTAACTGATCTGGGCGTGGAAAATTTCAGGGATTTATTGGAGAAACGGCTTCAATTTGAAGGCCTGTCCCGAAAGGCGGATGCCCGCCAGCGGGCACGGGAGGAACTGGATTCGGTGGAGTTTCAGCTCCTGAAATACCTCGGGTCGATCGGGGTCCAGTCCCTATCGGAGGAGGAGCTAAAAACGATTGGCAGCCAGTTCAAATCCTATTTTGGTTTGAAGGAGCAATTCGATCGGGAAAAACGGATTCTGGAAGAGGCCCGCAAAGATCTCGTGCGTGTTCAGGATCGGCTGGAACTGACCCGTGAATCTCTTCTGGAGAGACTGCAGGAGGCCGGAATTCGCGAGAAGGATCTGGAAAAGGCGCTGCAGCAGTTTAAAAAGCTGCTTGAAAAGCGGAAGGAAAGGGATCGGCTCCAGCGGGAAGCGGAAAAATTGCAGTCGGAACTGGAGGGTCTTTTTTCCGGAAAATCCGAAGCCGAATGGCAGCAGCAGCGACAGGAATGGCAGCAGCAGCGGGACGCTTTGGTGGCGCATCATCCGGAATTAAAGGGGCTTTCCTCGGGGTGGACGTCGCAGAAGCTTTTGCACGAATACACCACCCTCGACCAGCGGCGGCAGGAGCTTGAAAAGCAGATCGAAGGTTTGAAAGCGACCATTCAAACGGTACTGACTGCGCACCGGCCGCAGGCGGAGATTGAAGAGGAACTGGCTCAGGCCGACCGTGACGTGCGGCAGCTTCTGAATGTGCGGCATGCTCTGGAAAAGGCTCGCACCACTCTTCGGGATGTCATGGAAAGCTACCATCGGGATCTGGCACCCATGCTTAATCAAAGCGTTGGAGACGGGCTTCGCCTGGTTACAGGGGAGCGGTACAGCGATGTCCGAATCGACCCGGAAACCTTCCGTGTAAACCTTGTTGTTCCCGAAACCGGAGAGGTTCAGCCATCGGAGAAGCTCAGCCTTGGGACGCAGGAACAGATTTATTTGCTGCTCCGTGTGGCGATCGCCAGAGTGCTGAGTGAGAATGCTGAACCTTTGCCTCTCATTCTGGACGACCCCTTTGTGCATTTTGATCACCAGCGGCTGCTGAATATGTTGGAATTTTTGACTAAATTATCGGAAAAAAATCAGGTTATTCTCTTT includes:
- a CDS encoding AAA family ATPase, translated to MKLIHVSIQGFGKLATLSVDFSPALNLVWGPNEAGKSTFQQAILAALYGFYQGNRASTLEKQEHLRFKPWTHAHYGLQLTYALENGRQFQILRNFADDDVPTKVLDAQTGKDLTRQFKVRRHGNISFAAEHTGLSREIFESTVFVRQAEVKSLQNKSGLVNEIISLLDSGTTQTSAEEVIAFLEGQIARVGSDRARIKRLPLAQERLKKLQAEYDALLRARESLHDAVLQKQDMERTLQKDRTKLLQYQYLILDKRILELDQNLKRSEDIRDRLKSLQEKINALKAGEPISDALREGIVRKFQTLDNQKEQIEEIREKIAQQQSVVKGLFNALSEYAGMEKLAEFLSYDEFAALQARWEVAHRAFGNAAREYDEEVKRLRSQNLDVERLQRIYQLSAEDSRALRQQEEDLERLQRDIRNLEWEQKELAQKAPFTKTMRWGFSGLGFVGMVGVFLSLVWGLAPWGAIAGGSLAILAAAGFFIYSQKQKRHSNSLNDLITNLNGLIARKNDLESDYRSRLTDLGVENFRDLLEKRLQFEGLSRKADARQRAREELDSVEFQLLKYLGSIGVQSLSEEELKTIGSQFKSYFGLKEQFDREKRILEEARKDLVRVQDRLELTRESLLERLQEAGIREKDLEKALQQFKKLLEKRKERDRLQREAEKLQSELEGLFSGKSEAEWQQQRQEWQQQRDALVAHHPELKGLSSGWTSQKLLHEYTTLDQRRQELEKQIEGLKATIQTVLTAHRPQAEIEEELAQADRDVRQLLNVRHALEKARTTLRDVMESYHRDLAPMLNQSVGDGLRLVTGERYSDVRIDPETFRVNLVVPETGEVQPSEKLSLGTQEQIYLLLRVAIARVLSENAEPLPLILDDPFVHFDHQRLLNMLEFLTKLSEKNQVILFTKDEDVAAWIKRHVEPERRMILEMNG